Genomic segment of Arachis stenosperma cultivar V10309 chromosome 4, arast.V10309.gnm1.PFL2, whole genome shotgun sequence:
CAGTGTTGGTGATGGTAGTTAATAACAGCTATAGTGGTGACATAAGGATGAAGATGTTGTTGTCATTGGTATTGATAGTGGCAATCACTTTTGCGGGATTGGTGTTGGGAGGAATTAGAGAAATAGTTTAGAGAAATAGAAAACTAGAAAAAGTAATTTAATGGAGaaataattatcaaaatctAAAAAAAGTCCAGGAGACcaacacttttattaaaatctgGCTAGCACTTACTcaacaaaagaaaagtgaatAATCTCGCGCTATTGAATGAAATATCACACTATTAAAAACACCAAATGATAGCTAATTGAtggctacaaatcacaaaacttGCTGAGCCCTTAACACTcttcatatataaatatattacatAGCAAACATGGTTCTAAACCGAACCGAACTAGCCGATTCAATTGAATTAATCGAGATACAGGTCACCAACTCGATCCCATTCAAGGAAAAACCAATTGTTAACAAACCGATTAAAAACGAAAAGATTCAATCCAAACATTGAAAAATTGATTATATCCATATGATGTTTTACtagttaattgatttaaaataattaaatacaaaaatttattttattttaaaaatgttattttatacataaatatattattttattatatttaatttaaccTCAATTGAATCTTTAAATGTTTGAATATTGACtgatttctaatttttaaatttatggAAACTTTTTTAATGTACAGATTGGTGAAATCTAAGTAGTAATTATGATTGATTTGATGAAAGAGCGAGTAGGTGTATCTTTTTGTTGGTGATATGCCGGGAAAATTgtcacattttttttcttatgaaaGGTATTCGATCCCAAAATAGAAGTTAAAAGAGGGTATTTCTACTCGTTATATCCTTTATATGGCAATATAGAACAATGGACTAGCCCCCTGACTCTTTGACAAGTATTTAACTTCAcgaaaaattaaacaaaaagcTAGAGAAGTGGCCTATTTCTTGCATGTACCAACAATATTAGAAATCGACTAATCTGATTCGATCTGATAAAAGCCAGGTAAAGtgttagaagaagaaggggttaTATGTTTTCCAACAAAGTCTTTGTTTTGTTTGAAAGGCTCGAATCAAGAAATTTATACTTTAACCAATCTCATGTTGGTAAAGTATTCACATTTTGATTCAATTTGCAACATCCATTAGACTATCGAAGGATATTTAGAGGCAAACTTATACAAAAGAAAGACCAAGATAAGTACATTTGAAGCACAAAACATTGATGACCCGGCCAATTCATAAAGAATCAACCAACTTTAACGGAGCCCTTGGGTTTGACCTCATAATAGTCAAACCAATGTTGACTCCATCCCACTTGACTAAGTACCTACTTGATTACTCTTAAACTTGCTTACCTGGCAACTTTTAGTCCTTGATTTGAGGAATTTGCACATTGGAACAATGCGCATCTTAGTAGTTGAACCTCCATCATCATTCTTGTAGACCTCACTTTGATCATTGTCACTATCAACTGCACTAGAAGAAGCTCTTGTTTCCATGCTCAAGCGCCTAGGGATGTAGACATTATAATAGTAATTAATCATGCTCTTCATTGTTTTGTTTGGGAAGTGCTCCATAGCAAGATCCCAAAAGTTTGTTTCATCTGATTGCAAATTTGATCTTGCAAGATTTTCAaattccttttcttcttcaaatgTCCATGACTTTGATACATCTTTTCCCATCTCATGAAACTTCCAACTTTGAAAAGTTGTACCAATCTCTAATTCTAGGCGTTTTCTTGATTCATTGATGTGTTCTTCAACACATTCAATTGATCCTGGGTCATCACAAGAACATGGATCAGACCTACCTTTTCTAACACACATTCTATTCGATTTTGTGATTCCCGGGATTGGCCAAGCTTGAGTGCCTAACCATTTCATATCATCACAACTATTATGCCTTCGAGTAGTTGCGCCTTCCCATCTTGGAACTTCAGCTTGAAATCTAGGCCCGATCGGAATaacaaatcttggaaaattAAGTTCCTTGGCTTCCTTGTTTGACCTCATCGAATGCGAAGCCTCGCTCGAAACGTCATTCCAGAATTCTTTATTTGTTTCGTCATTGTTAGATGTCGCAATACTATTAGTACAACTACTATTAGTTACTAGATCTTCACTATGGCTTTTCAAGTTCCATTTGATCATTGGGTTTGTCATTTTACTAAGACTGCAACACTTTGAGCAATCAtttaaagaagaaagaacatCTTCATGTATTGCTGAATGACCCCAACTTTCTAGGGAATGGAGTGAAAGACAAGAGGACTCACCTTTTCTCTGATTTTTGGCATTTTGGATATCATATTTCTCTCCTGTGATTGATCCAAAAGTAGCGGctaatttactttcattttcATACTCATcaaatttcctcttcctctgagaaaaagaaaaagaaaatgaaaattagCTTTCACATggatataaatataaaaacattttttaccttgacaatttcatgatgttaattacatttttaaaagtttattatGTAAATTGCCCATGAAACAAAGTTCAAGAGGTTAAATTACGCATTTTTAGTAGCAAGCATGCatattaaatcaaaatattaatGAATAGAATTGAAAATCTTTAACATCTATGATATATGTACACTAAAATTTAATCACCAAATCAACTatctatataaaataaatattgaaatgtaaaatatatatatataaagaaactACTATGGATATTGTTATTCTTTTATAATACCACTTTTAGTTTGATAACATTTTTATCATagatgttttatgtattgggaGTAAAATCTCCCAAATAGGAAAGGAATTATCAATTTAGAGTCGTTATATCTCCTCCAAAGAAAATAAGagaataagaataataaaaaggataaaagagagagagttggagtagcatcTATTATGAAAAAGATGGTAGAATCGCGTCTCATATGGTTTGGACATGTCAAAAGAAGACCGACAGAATACCCAGTCAGGATGGTGGATGAGATAGAAGATGGACAAGGGGTGAAaagcagaggaagacctaagaaggtcatccatgaggtggtcaaaaaagatctacatgtaaacagTCTCTCTATAAACATGATACATGATAGAACtcaatggcgtcgtttgattcatgtatcCGACCCCACCTAGTGGGACagggctttgttgttgttgttgtttgttgtaATTTGTTTCAATcttgtcattttttttttgtaagttTGAATTTTACCACTACTAATTACTCGTGTGGTTGAcctttttatttcaattttgtccctTGCCTATACACATCATCATTATGTTCATCTTCTTTATCATCGTCGTCACCTTCGCCCTTAGCTCGTTAGTATGCTTAAACAAGTGGCAAGGGTTCAAATCATGTCTTGTGCATGCACCAACCTATTAGCCAGCGGCAAACCTTTAAATGGAGCTCAAATCTGCGACAAATTAATCTTTAGTCTGTCGGGTTGAGGGATACTGcgaaaaacctaaaaaaaatcaatttaatctcATTCCACCGTTACACCACTCCATTCTCACCATCACCAACCCATCCCCACCCTTACCTCACCATTGCACCCCATGGCACTACCCCTAACCTCCACACCTCACCATGGTCATGCCAACCTCACCTCATCTCACCTCTATTATCATCAACATCAATGACAACTACCACCAACCTTCCTCTCCCCACCCTAACCACCACCAACCTCTCTTCTCAAACCCCACCAAAATCAACAACAATCAAGACTAAGAAAAATTGAAAGGACTGAAGAAAGAACAAATTAAATGGAGATgtggtggttgttgatgttGATGATGCTAATGATGGATTTGGTACAAGGGAGGTGGCAATGGTAAGAAGCAATGGTTGGGGGTGGTCCAACAGGTAAGAGTGGTGAAGGTAAGGGTTGGAGTGGAGGTGGTGCGGCAAGATAACAATGTTGAGGGTGGTGTGCAGGATAGCAATGGCAAAAGTAGGGTCGAAAAACGACCACCAGACTAATTCGGTTCAAGGTAAAAATTGTTTGACAGGGAATcggccaaaaaaaaaaagaaaaaagatcaaCAAAATGTTTACCCGATCAAACAATATGGTTTTTTATTGATTAACCGgtttaaaatattaaatcaaaaattctttttaaaattatatatattttatacataaatatattattttattatatttagttCAACTCCAGTTAAACTCGATTGAACCTTTAAATCTTTGATCCTCTAATTCTACCTTCAATAAttgattcaattttcaaaaccttGTTTTATAGTCAAAACTAACATAATTAAACAATAACAAAAACATAAATTAGCCTATTCAGTCAATTACATATTGCATTAGTATCAATTTTGTGTGAATTGAGAAATTATCAATTTTGAATTAAAAGCAAACTTAACAGAAACATCATGCCACTGACAAAGATGACTCTTTATTTTAGAGtaatgttttttaatttttcgagAACTTATTTATTGTTCATATCTTTTAGGATTATATTGTCAATATAAATCTTCAGGTACTCTTTTAGTAATTTACCATTTATTTTACTTagctaaaaaaattattagttttaGAGTAACTCGAGCTTCTAACAACTCTGCatcaaaaatataaaactatTCAAAAACAATCATTatatgaagaaaaaaatattcaagGGTCAGcgaaatttattatttttggccatCAACCTAATTCTTTTAGTCTAGTAATCCAACAATACACTTTTAGTCCatacttttaaatattgttGGCTAATTGAtggtcaaaaataataaattctactaTCTCTCCAACATTTCTCCAATATTAAACTTATAGAAGAATTGATCCTTGAAATTCAATACCTTGGGTCTTTCGACACTAGCTTTCAAAAGTTTGCGTATTTTGAGAATTCTATTCTCAAGTCTTTTCTGGGATGGCTTCACATTGCAAGGATCCAAAGCAAGATCTTTTAACAACATTAACATATCTCTATCATCAAATGAGCAAGAAGCATAATTTTTGTGAATAATTTTTCCTCCCATTGTCAAAGTATTCATAGCCACATTAGCTGAAAGAAAATCAAATCTAAATTAGGGGGTGAATTATTAAGATTATGGGCTCCAGCCCCAACTTTCAGCTCTTATGTTGTTTTAATCAAGTAGAAGTGTTTGTGTAGTTTATATTGATTCTTATCATAGAAACTCCACATCAACAAATTATATAATTTGCTTAAGCTAGGCAGTCCGTTTTTTTTTAACGAACAATTTAATAAAGTAACGATATGTAAAAGTTAAgagataaaaaaagaaattaaaataaaagataaatgtTGATTGATTATtagtcaaaaaaaaattatttctaatattttctttatataatttatCAAGGTTCAAATAGAATTAATTTCCTTAGTTTGACAATAAAATTTACAAGAcgaaaaaagataaattaataaatcatcAAGATAGTCACAATCTAAgcataattaactaattaagaaTGAGAATGTTAAAAGCTGGACAGTATTTTCTTTTACAGCAGAGGTACATTCATTAGAATGTAATAGCAATGTTGAATTAGTTGTTGTGTGTATATAACACAGCTTTCCAATAAGTCCTTGTACATTTTTGTTTTTACTTTAGTTACCTAACACAACTTTACAATGGTTGATTGTGGGGTTAATGATCAAATTAGTCCCTGAAAGGTTAGTCGATCGTCATTTTCGTCCctgaatgatttttttaatcaaattagccCCTTAAAGATTTAACATTAATCTCGTTTGTCCTTCCGTCAAATACTTAACACCTTCCATTAACATTTTCATTAACATTTTCCACATGTATCGTTAAATGACAAATCAGCAATGATAAAACAATGTTGGTTTTTGGTATTATATTAGGGCATATTGTGTCAAAACGGCGCCGTTTCTCTTTTCCATTCTCTCAAAACGCATGAAACATCACAATAGTCAGAGAGAATGCGACGGAGCTCGGATCATTGGAAGGGGTGAGGAAGCCATAATCGGTGATACTATGCAAAGTGCGACTGTGCTCATTCTTCACGGTTTAGGGTACCAATGCTAAGCCATGGTTGGCGTTGTGACCACTAACAGCGACATTAGCGACATGGCAACATGGAGCAACAGTGACGCCAATTACACAGAGAGCCAAAGAGACTCACTGGTGATGCGACACAGAAACCCGACAGCGCAACTACACCACCAATCCACCAGCGACACCCACAAACAGCATGCCACACAAACAAACGGCAATAATTTTGGTCGGATTTCAAAGTTCAGAGGTAGAGAAAAGTGAGAGATTGAGAGAAGTGAAAATGGAGCCATGGAGCTTGGAGATGGAGGTAAGGTTGTGGATTGTAAATTGTAAAAGTGAGAAAGATTGAGATATTGGGGATTTATTGCGATGGTTTCCATATTTGCAACTCAGATTGGGCTTTGGATTGGGTAAAAATGCATTCTGGGCTAAGAAGATAACTTTTAGATTGGCTTCTTTCTAAAATGCAACCTCACACCACGAACGCCATTCTGGCGATTTAGCGACTTTCTCCGGCGATTCGGCTCAAAGCAACTTCCTCCAACTCAAAGTGTAGACCCCAACAGAAGGGAGAGGTAGAATTGTAAAATCATACCCTTTGATCAAAGCACCTGTTCTTCTCTTTGATGAGAGCTCTGTCGCCTTTTCTCTCTGTATGTGTTTGATATTTTGTGTTTCGtgtgaagaaggaagaaagagCGTTCGAGCAATGACTGGTGAGAGCTTCAAATGGGGTGAGATGTCGAGAAACGGCATCATTTTGATATGTGTTGTGTCACTTAACGATTCACGTGGCAAAATATTAACGGAAACAGTTAACTAATTGACGGAGGGACAAATGTGAttgattttaaatcttttatggattaatttgattaaaaaaattattcggGGAGGAAATTGACAATCGACCCATCTTTCAGGAACTAATTTGACCATTAACCCGTTGATTGTGATTTCCATTTTGTTGTGCTGcttgtaataataatataataatgcATGTTGCAAATGCTCAGATACAATCTTTTAACTAAAACAAAAACTTCAACCCAACTCAATCTCCTGAACTAAACCTGGATAGAGATGCAACTCACCCACGATCTTTTGATCATATCCAACTCACAAGAAAAACAGATAATGCCAAGCGATTTGAAAATATCACATCCAAGCCTATGCATCTTATGAAAAACAATTCAGAACAAAGATATGACTTCATTATCAATTTTACCTTTGTTGTTATCTCAAACAAGACCTACCATGGAGAACAATTCAGAACAAACAGTAAAACACAAACACACAAACACAAAatagcagcaattaaatctccAGCAGCACATCACTATGCAGAAAAATCACAAAACAACAGCACAGCAAAGCAGCCATAGCTaatcaataatcaattaatcattCAATAAAATCACAAAACATTCAATAATCAATTATTCATCCTGTGATTTGATTTCCAGagcattaaaaaaattaaaacaacgAAGAACAAGTGAGCACTGAGCACTTACCTTCGCCTTCGGTCTGAGACGGCGAGCACGAGGGCGAGCAAAGTCAGCAGACGAAGACGCGGCGAGCAGAGAGCAGACGACGACGCGGACGCTCGAGGAAGAAGCTGCGCGCCTGGGATTGGTGAGTCTGGGAGCGAACAGGGGTTGGAGACTTCGAGAACGCCGACAGGAGGAAGAGAGAAGTCCCTGAGTGCGACGAACGGCGGCAATGGCTCACTCCATGCGGCGGTGGTGGAGGCTAGGGTTGCGGGGCCACAGGCTCACTCCCGAGTGTTTTCTGAAATCTGAAAGGAAGGTGTTAGGGCGGGGGGCACAAGGCTgggtttttttctttttatttttttgaacaaaatcTAAACAGCGCCGTTTTAGTAAAACCGGCCAGTTCCGATTCTGGTTTGACTGGCCTCCCGGTCGATTCAGCGGCTTACATCCGATTTTTTATTGAACGGTTTAAAATGATGAACCAAATCGTTAATCCTATTGGTTTACGGTTGCATCGGTCCAACGGATTAATTCAATCCAATTTTTAAAACTATGATAATAATTTgttcatattttattattaaaaaattataaaataaaaatttttaattaacttcaaaattataacaaaataataacaaGTATACTCATTACAACAAAAATTTAGAATCGCAAACTTACACAAAAACTCAAACTATCAGAAACAAAAAATCTAGAATCACaacaaattttaacaaaaaccTTTCAATCAAGTATTCAACAATAAAAATTCAGAATATAGAAAACTCAGCATCTAAATCcaaagaattcaaaaaaaaaaaaaactaagcaTAAAAAATCTAAACTTAACATCCGAACTAAATTCAGAATGACACAAGCAATAACCCAACTCAGAACACAATTCCAACTTAGAATCTAGTacaaaaactcaactcaaaaaCCAGAATTTTAGAAATTGAAACTGAAGAAGCAGTGGCTTATTGAAAACATGGCGAGATAGGAATGGCGGTGATAGAGTGAGCTTAGAAAAGGATCAGTTTGCGACGGTGAATCCTTGAGCAAAGATTTCACGATGAAGCTCCGGACAGAGATTCACGGAGGAGAGGACGCACTTGAAGAGGATCGAGCAACCGTTGATATGACGTAGTGGAGAAGAGGATCGAGGACAACGACAACGACGATTACAGAGGCAGGCTTTGCAACGAGCATAGAGACGgtgagaaggagaagaatagCGGCAACTGGGGGTGACGGTGGCTGGTGGGCTTCGCAACGAGCATAGGGACAGTGAGGAAAAGAAGAGTGGTGGTGGTTAGGGGACAACGATAGCTGGTGGGGTTTCACGACGAGCACATAGACAATGAGGAAGAGAAGAGCAGTGCGGGCTAGGGACTGATGGTGGCTGCGGTGTTTGCTCTAATAAGGTTAGATAGTGAGTGAAAAGAGATTTTGGTGAGAATGTGAGAATGAGAAAAAAGGGAGAGGGGGTCGGATGTTTTGCCATTTTGGGGTGGATTTTTTTCTTCATCAAAATGACGCTGTTTTAATGCTAAAAGGGAGAATTGGGCCTTTAAAAAATTTGGCCGATTCACCGATTAAACCATCAATTTAGCTAATTTTACAAGATGGTTTTAAGTTCAATTGGATCGATTAAAAGACCGATTACCAGTTAACTTGGTTGAATCGACCGGTCTGatctaattttcaaaaccttGGTAAATATTATTATCCAAGAGGTGTTCATAGATCGATTTTAAGGGAAAGAACAGTTTGATAAGAAATATATAATGTGCAATTTTGATTAAATCagattgattttatttttaaatgtaATCCAGTCCAATccaaattattttaatttgtattagatcggcttatttgatttttaaaaaaatctaaattttaagattttatcattaaaacaaattaattttagattataataaataaataattttatcttagattcacaaaatatttactgaataataatagtaaaataaattaataaaattttataacaaaCTAAATATATTAcaagtaaaattttaaatttaataataaaataataatattatataatattatacaCTTTTAATGGACTATAATCAAATCTATAAAATCTAATCTAATTCAAATAAGcgattttaattattttttatttcaattggataaataattttatttaaagagaTTTAGATTCTAACATCTGTATCACCAAtcctatttttaattttgagtaTATATCTAAATaggtttttaaaaaatttgctCCCGACATTTTTTATCCCAAAAAAACTTAATATTAAAGTTcttaaattttacaaaaataaaatatataagttcTTTTGACACATTTTttaaggtttattttatttgttcaaataaaaataacaaaaaatttatatatcttatttttgtaaaatttataaatttgagtataataaaaaaattttaaaataaaaatgtataatatataatttcttGAAAACCTAATTAAATAcatattctttaatttttattaccaAAAACATTTGCTAGTTGTAGTTAAAAGAACCTTCTAGTGTAGTGTGGTAGTGGAagtgtttatatatatatatatatatatatatatattaaaaaatataatttttatccaaataatttaattattattttattaaattataaatattaaatttgagaTCTATGAATAAAGTAAGAAATAATACCATTTTAGTATGTTAGAAGAGATTCAAATAATAAGATCTAGCATAttagtaaaaaagaaaaatatatagatcacataaaaatttagaattcagcacataaaaatgaaaaagagcCATAGCCACTTACGTTAAAAGAGGGTTAACCAGATCCAACAACAATTAGTGAGAAGAGACGTAATCAAATATTTTCTTGCTGCAAAAGAAGTGTCGATGGTCGCAAAGACAACACTAAAGGCGTTTCTTTTTGAAGATCGATCTTCCAACTGCTTATTTTGTGAAAAGGGTTAGCGGTAGAGAAAAATTGGGTAGAAGGACGTGAGATCTGAGTTGTGGCCGTCGCCACAGTAAATAAAGGAGGTGGTGACAAAAAAGTTTAACAAAAAGCAAAACAAGAAGTGTGACAAATAAAAGTAGTGAAAATACAtgtatatatagagagagaaaaggagagaaagaaaaagaggggTAGGGTTTGATTTCACAATAAAAATtgattctaaaaaaaattactaaaatagtaTTCAAAAGTTTATTCTATTACTAAAAGTATctctaaaaatattaatgaaaaataattttttaaataatttaataatatgataaaaatattttaaaaatattatatttttataattgacaaataatttttatatttagcAAATGATTTATTATCGTTTCTATTTTTtggaattattttttttagtaattataaatttttgaatACTATCTTAAtaggttttttattttaatttgatgttaa
This window contains:
- the LOC130972913 gene encoding AT-rich interactive domain-containing protein 2-like; this encodes MNTLTMGGKIIHKNYASCSFDDRDMLMLLKDLALDPCNVKPSQKRLENRILKIRKLLKASVERPKRKRKFDEYENESKLAATFGSITGEKYDIQNAKNQRKGESSCLSLHSLESWGHSAIHEDVLSSLNDCSKCCSLSKMTNPMIKWNLKSHSEDLVTNSSCTNSIATSNNDETNKEFWNDVSSEASHSMRSNKEAKELNFPRFVIPIGPRFQAEVPRWEGATTRRHNSCDDMKWLGTQAWPIPGITKSNRMCVRKGRSDPCSCDDPGSIECVEEHINESRKRLELEIGTTFQSWKFHEMGKDVSKSWTFEEEKEFENLARSNLQSDETNFWDLAMEHFPNKTMKSMINYYYNVYIPRRLSMETRASSSAVDSDNDQSEVYKNDDGGSTTKMRIVPMCKFLKSRTKSCQVSKFKSNQVGT